GAAAACGTCGTAATTGTTGCGAAAGTTGGGCAACGGTACGTTGGGTATGTTCGCCAGCCTCAAGCCAATCATAATGCACGCGATGGATACGGGTATCTGGTTTAAGTTCAGTTACGGATGGCAACGTCAAAACACGTTCTAATAAAAGCGTCAATTCTTCTTGACGACTACTTGACATCAAAAAATCCCAAAAAGCCCGAAAACTACGCCCTTGATCGGAATTATCAATCGCATCGCGTTCGCCCATAATCTGTTCCAACAATTTGCCTTTACCTCCTTCCCACAACGCGATACGCTCTCGAACTCTTCGATCCAAGACTCGAAAATTGTGTTCTACTTCACGAAAATCACTGAGTAGTTCACGGGCAAGCTGCGTAAATTGCTGGAAACGATCTTTTAAAGCAGTATCATCAAGCAAAGTAATATCGCCATTTTGTACCCGGATAATTTCTTTGTCGATTTCATCACGGCGTTTCAGTAATTCAGCAATTCGTGTTTCAGGATCCAGTTGTGTGCCTTGATCAATTTGCTTGAGTAATTCAAACATGGTGAGCAAGCGTGATTCAGTTCCGATAAAATCGCGCTCAGTGAGGGTATCAAGCCAAATAATAGCTTTTTCCGTGGCTGGAGTTAAATCAAAATAGGGTTCGTCCGAACCGTGACGATAGAATTTACGCAACCAGCCCTTGTCATTGGCAGCCCAATCATTCAAGTAATCGTTTGCTTCTTTGGGAAAAGTCACTTGACCCAGGCGTTCGCGCAGTCCAAATAATTCATCTTCCAAGGCTTCGGCCAAGTCTGCCTGGGTCATTACCCGAACGTTGGGCACGATGAAGACGCGATGCAAAAAACTCGCTACCAATGGCGCATGATCGGAGCGTAATAATCGCCACGCTGGATGGTTTTGGCGCAGTAAATCGAGGTTAGCGTAATCTAGGTTCACACAATCACGCATCAAGTGAGATATCGTTTTGGCATCTTGCAACTATTTCCAAGAGCGCCGTCAAGGCTCCTCGATTGTCTGCCACTACCTGGCGGCCACGCGCACCCATCTTATGACGCAGGTCGGGTTCCCGAAGCCAGTCGTACAAGGTGGAGACAAGCTCCGCAGCGTCGTTTACCTGACGCGCAGCATTCGCATCCATCAATAATTGCGTAATCTCCACAAAGTTGAAGCAGTACGGCCCGAAAACCACGGGAATCCCTATGGCTGCTGCTTCCAAGGGGTTATGGCCACCGATTGAAACCAGGCTGCCACCAATGAAGGCGGCGTCGGCAGCGGCATAAAACAAGGGTAGGTGCCCCATAGTGTCACCAAGGTAGACCGCATGGTGAGATGGTACCGGGCGATGCTCACTCCATGCGACTGGGGGAAAACCCGCGTCCTTACATAGATTTGCAACCCGCGCGAACCGCTCTGGATGGCGTGGCACCAGTACTAACAAGGCATCCACGAGGGTTCGACGCAATTCGCTGTGAACAGCCAGGATGATTTCTTCCTCACCCTGATGAGTGCTTGCAGCAATCCATATCGGTCGTTTGGGATTCAAATCATGCCGCAGAGTTAGCGCTTCTTTCCATAGATTCCCTGGCAGGTATAAATCAAACTTGATATTACCAGTGATTTG
This window of the Gammaproteobacteria bacterium genome carries:
- a CDS encoding DUF3375 domain-containing protein, coding for MRDCVNLDYANLDLLRQNHPAWRLLRSDHAPLVASFLHRVFIVPNVRVMTQADLAEALEDELFGLRERLGQVTFPKEANDYLNDWAANDKGWLRKFYRHGSDEPYFDLTPATEKAIIWLDTLTERDFIGTESRLLTMFELLKQIDQGTQLDPETRIAELLKRRDEIDKEIIRVQNGDITLLDDTALKDRFQQFTQLARELLSDFREVEHNFRVLDRRVRERIALWEGGKGKLLEQIMGERDAIDNSDQGRSFRAFWDFLMSSSRQEELTLLLERVLTLPSVTELKPDTRIHRVHYDWLEAGEHTQRTVAQLSQQLRRFLDDQAWLENRRIMDILHGIEAKALTLRNQWPPGEVMTIADTCPDIELPMERPLYAPAIKPSITSTILQTEDELIDSMALFSQVVIDKSQLAHHIRHALQHQSQITLGELCAANPLHHGLAELVAYLQIGDDSFITVVDEQILDVVTWRVQDANGEEKIKQARLPRVIFLNYSKAIIK
- the waaA gene encoding 3-deoxy-D-manno-octulosonic acid transferase is translated as MSLTRRIYSLLLYLLVPVVMVRLLLRSLRIPDYRRRIGERFGFGSVLQSGIQTIWIHAVSMGEVQAALPLVQALRKNHSWARILLTTTTITGAEHVDATFAVDHAVIHRYAPYDLPSAVDRFLNRVRPQLLIIMETELWPNLLRACRQRKIPVILANARLSIRSMRGYRRFAAFTRETLRDLSVIAAQSRADAERFITLGALPERVQITGNIKFDLYLPGNLWKEALTLRHDLNPKRPIWIAASTHQGEEEIILAVHSELRRTLVDALLVLVPRHPERFARVANLCKDAGFPPVAWSEHRPVPSHHAVYLGDTMGHLPLFYAAADAAFIGGSLVSIGGHNPLEAAAIGIPVVFGPYCFNFVEITQLLMDANAARQVNDAAELVSTLYDWLREPDLRHKMGARGRQVVADNRGALTALLEIVARCQNDISLDA